A genomic region of Rhodanobacter sp. contains the following coding sequences:
- the mazG gene encoding nucleoside triphosphate pyrophosphohydrolase, protein MSGVSRRGIDELLEIMARLRDPERGCPWDVQQDFASIAPYTIEEAYEVADAIDRGDFDDLREELGDLLLQVVFHAQMAAEQGRFGFDDVAQAISAKMIRRHPHVFGNAHYADLDAQKRAWEDLKAAERAAKGHAHDTSALAGVSRGLPEWKRATKLQQRAATVGFDWPDHRPVLDKLVEEIGEVRAEFDAGADPARLEDEIGDVLFVVANLARHAGVDFSRALRHANAKFERRFRRMEQLAAEAGGTLAGHDLAAQEALWQRAKQDER, encoded by the coding sequence ATGAGCGGTGTGTCGCGTCGCGGCATCGACGAATTGCTGGAGATCATGGCGCGCCTGCGCGATCCCGAGCGCGGTTGCCCGTGGGACGTGCAGCAGGATTTCGCCAGCATCGCGCCCTACACCATCGAGGAAGCCTACGAAGTGGCCGACGCGATCGACCGCGGCGACTTCGACGACCTGCGCGAGGAGTTGGGCGACCTGCTGCTGCAGGTGGTGTTCCACGCACAGATGGCGGCCGAGCAGGGGCGCTTCGGTTTCGACGACGTGGCGCAGGCGATCAGCGCCAAGATGATCCGCCGCCACCCGCACGTGTTCGGCAACGCGCATTACGCGGATCTCGACGCGCAGAAGCGGGCCTGGGAAGACCTCAAGGCCGCCGAGCGCGCCGCAAAGGGCCACGCGCACGACACCAGCGCACTGGCCGGCGTCTCGCGCGGCCTGCCGGAATGGAAGCGCGCGACCAAGCTGCAGCAACGCGCGGCCACGGTGGGCTTCGACTGGCCCGACCACCGGCCGGTGCTGGATAAGCTGGTCGAGGAAATCGGCGAAGTGCGCGCCGAGTTCGACGCCGGCGCCGATCCGGCGCGGCTGGAGGACGAGATCGGCGACGTGCTGTTCGTGGTGGCCAACCTCGCCCGCCATGCCGGCGTGGACTTCTCGCGTGCGCTGCGCCACGCCAACGCCAAGTTCGAGCGCCGCTTCCGCCGCATGGAGCAACTGGCCGCGGAGGCAGGCGGCACGCTGGCCGGGCACGACCTCGCCGCGCAGGAGGCGCTGTGGCAGCGCGCCAAGCAGGACGAGCGGTAA
- the cysQ gene encoding 3'(2'),5'-bisphosphate nucleotidase CysQ codes for MSLPFDHPLLHDIAVLARRAGEAILEIYRQDFDVELKDDRSPLTAADLAAQKVIAEGLARIEPALPLVSEEASQASWEQRRTWARHWLVDPLDGTREFVKRNGEFTVNIALIDRHEPVLGVVLAPVTGDLYAAARGIGAWWQAEEGGDWERISTRELARPAIAAGSRSHGGSQEDTLRHLLGDDYTLQPLGSSLKFCLLARGGADVYLRRGPTSEWDTAAAQCVLEEAGGAVLDLHGKPLRYDRGESLLNPEFIAVGDAGLDWTAKLRDAGLP; via the coding sequence GTGAGCCTGCCGTTCGACCATCCCCTGTTGCACGACATCGCCGTACTGGCGCGTCGCGCGGGCGAAGCCATCCTCGAGATCTACCGCCAGGATTTCGACGTCGAGCTGAAGGACGACCGCTCGCCGCTCACCGCCGCCGACCTCGCCGCGCAGAAGGTGATCGCCGAGGGGCTGGCGCGGATCGAGCCGGCGCTGCCGCTGGTGTCCGAGGAGGCCAGCCAGGCATCGTGGGAGCAACGCCGTACCTGGGCGCGGCACTGGCTGGTCGATCCGCTGGACGGCACCCGCGAATTCGTGAAGCGCAACGGCGAGTTCACCGTCAACATCGCACTGATCGACCGCCACGAGCCCGTGCTCGGCGTGGTGCTGGCGCCGGTGACCGGCGACCTCTACGCCGCCGCGCGCGGCATCGGCGCCTGGTGGCAGGCCGAAGAAGGCGGCGACTGGGAGCGCATCAGCACACGCGAACTGGCGCGGCCGGCGATCGCGGCCGGCAGTCGCTCGCACGGCGGTTCGCAGGAGGACACCTTGCGCCACCTGCTCGGCGATGACTACACCTTGCAGCCGCTGGGTTCCTCGCTGAAGTTCTGCCTATTGGCGCGCGGCGGCGCGGACGTCTACCTGCGCCGCGGCCCCACCAGCGAGTGGGACACCGCCGCCGCGCAATGCGTGCTGGAGGAAGCCGGCGGCGCCGTGCTCGACCTGCACGGCAAGCCGCTGCGCTACGACCGCGGCGAGTCGCTGCTCAATCCCGAGTTCATCGCGGTGGGCGACGCCGGCCTCGACTGGACGGCCAAACTGCGCGACGCCGGTCTGCCATGA
- the nudE gene encoding ADP compounds hydrolase NudE: MPKPPIIHATRAVDDCRFLRFEQVDLEFSNGERRTYERMKPGGLGAVIIVPMLDAETVLLVREYGVGLERYELGLPKGRLDPGETAEQGADRELKEEVGYGARRLTRLHTLSLSPSYMSHIAHVVLAQELYPERLEGDEPEPLEVVPWKLAELHTLVGRDDVTEGRSIAALFMAREYLAGRMQLK; encoded by the coding sequence ATGCCCAAGCCGCCGATCATCCACGCCACGCGCGCCGTCGACGACTGCCGCTTCCTGCGCTTCGAGCAGGTCGACCTGGAGTTCTCCAACGGCGAGCGGCGCACCTACGAGCGCATGAAGCCGGGCGGCCTCGGCGCGGTCATCATCGTGCCGATGCTCGATGCGGAGACCGTGCTGCTGGTGCGCGAGTACGGCGTAGGCCTTGAACGCTACGAATTGGGCCTGCCCAAGGGGCGGCTCGATCCCGGCGAAACGGCGGAACAGGGTGCCGACCGCGAGCTGAAGGAGGAAGTCGGCTACGGCGCGCGGCGCCTGACGCGGCTGCACACGCTGTCGCTTTCGCCGTCGTACATGAGCCATATCGCGCACGTGGTGCTGGCACAGGAGCTTTATCCCGAGCGGCTCGAAGGCGACGAGCCCGAACCGCTGGAAGTGGTGCCCTGGAAGCTCGCCGAACTGCACACCCTGGTTGGGCGCGACGACGTTACCGAGGGCCGTTCCATTGCCGCGTTGTTCATGGCGCGCGAATACCTTGCCGGAAGGATGCAACTGAAGTGA
- the hisN gene encoding histidinol-phosphatase translates to MNAEIAAQALAAAREAAAAAAEVILHYWKRGVDVEIKGDATPVTVADREAEQAIRKVLRAALPEAAIYGEEYGLDGARDGLLWLVDPLDGTKSFVRRTPFFSTQIALMDRGELVLGVSSAPVYGETMWASAGNGAWFDGERVQVADTTDFAQASISTGNVKTLTGDTRWTALGAMIRDSNRIRGYGDFCHYHLLARGSLDLVVESDVNILDIAALAVIVREAGGTFTDLDGQTPTLETHSVLAGTPAIHAEALRRLTR, encoded by the coding sequence ATGAACGCCGAAATCGCCGCGCAGGCCCTCGCCGCCGCCCGCGAAGCCGCCGCCGCTGCCGCCGAAGTGATCCTGCACTACTGGAAGCGTGGCGTGGACGTGGAGATCAAGGGCGACGCCACGCCGGTGACGGTGGCCGACCGCGAAGCCGAGCAGGCGATCCGCAAGGTGCTGCGCGCGGCGCTGCCGGAAGCGGCGATCTACGGCGAGGAATATGGCCTCGATGGCGCGCGCGACGGTCTGCTGTGGCTGGTCGACCCGCTCGACGGCACCAAGAGCTTCGTGCGCCGCACACCGTTCTTCTCCACCCAGATCGCGCTGATGGACCGCGGCGAACTGGTGCTGGGCGTGTCCAGCGCGCCGGTCTACGGCGAGACGATGTGGGCCAGTGCGGGCAATGGCGCTTGGTTCGATGGCGAGCGCGTGCAGGTGGCGGACACCACGGATTTCGCGCAGGCCTCGATCTCCACCGGCAACGTCAAGACGCTCACCGGCGACACGCGCTGGACCGCGCTGGGCGCGATGATCCGCGACAGCAACCGCATCCGCGGCTACGGCGACTTCTGCCATTACCACCTGCTGGCACGCGGCTCGCTGGACCTGGTGGTCGAATCCGACGTCAACATCCTCGACATCGCTGCGCTGGCGGTGATCGTGCGCGAGGCGGGCGGCACGTTCACCGATCTGGACGGCCAAACGCCGACGCTGGAAACGCACAGCGTGCTGGCCGGCACGCCGGCGATCCACGCTGAAGCGCTGCGGCGCCTGACCCGCTGA
- a CDS encoding adenosylmethionine--8-amino-7-oxononanoate transaminase: MTNSTDRNATLAARDLKHIWHPCTQMHDHETIPLLPIVRGEGAWLVDAEGKRYLDGISSWWTNLFGHANPRIAAALAEQARTLEHVIFAGFTHPPAIELAEQLVRITPPGLDKVFFADNGSAAIEVALKMSFHYWLNQGHGEKTRFIALTGSYHGETLGALSVSDVALYRKTYAPLLLTPILAPSPDAYEGEPGETPAQVAARRLTELRALLERHAHETCAVIVEPLVQCAGGMRMYHPDYLAGLRKLCDEFAVHFIADEIAVGFGRTGTLFACEQARVSPDFMCLSKGLTGGTLALSAVLTTAHVYEAFYAEYNAGKAFLHSHSYTGNPLACSAALATLAIFRDEPVLERNRTLAAHLARKLEPLRAHPHVAEVRQTGMIAAVELVADKATRRPFPAEDRRGLRVYLHGLQQGALLRPLGNVIYFMPPYVVSEAEIDHLVAVAASGIERAVV, from the coding sequence ATGACGAACTCCACCGACCGCAACGCCACGCTCGCCGCGCGCGACCTGAAGCACATCTGGCACCCCTGCACTCAGATGCACGACCACGAGACCATCCCGCTGCTGCCCATCGTGCGCGGCGAAGGTGCCTGGCTGGTCGACGCCGAGGGCAAGCGCTACCTCGACGGCATCAGCTCGTGGTGGACCAACCTGTTCGGCCACGCCAACCCGCGCATCGCCGCCGCACTGGCGGAACAGGCGCGCACGCTGGAGCACGTGATCTTCGCCGGGTTCACCCACCCGCCTGCGATCGAGCTGGCCGAGCAACTGGTGCGCATCACGCCGCCGGGCCTGGACAAGGTGTTCTTCGCCGACAACGGCTCGGCGGCGATCGAGGTGGCGCTGAAGATGAGCTTCCACTACTGGCTCAACCAGGGCCACGGCGAGAAGACCCGCTTCATCGCGCTCACCGGCAGCTACCATGGCGAGACGCTGGGCGCGTTGTCGGTGAGCGATGTGGCGCTGTACCGCAAGACCTATGCGCCGCTGCTGCTCACGCCCATCCTCGCGCCCTCGCCCGACGCCTACGAGGGCGAGCCCGGCGAGACGCCCGCGCAGGTCGCCGCGCGCCGGTTGACCGAGTTGCGGGCCCTGCTGGAACGCCACGCGCACGAGACCTGCGCGGTGATCGTGGAGCCGCTGGTGCAATGCGCGGGCGGCATGCGCATGTACCACCCGGACTACCTCGCCGGCCTGCGCAAGCTCTGCGACGAATTCGCCGTGCACTTCATCGCCGACGAGATCGCGGTGGGCTTCGGCCGCACCGGCACGCTGTTCGCGTGCGAGCAGGCCAGGGTTTCGCCCGACTTCATGTGCCTGTCGAAGGGACTCACCGGCGGCACGCTCGCGCTGTCCGCCGTGCTCACCACGGCGCACGTGTACGAGGCGTTCTACGCTGAATACAACGCCGGCAAGGCCTTCCTGCATTCGCACAGCTACACCGGCAACCCGCTGGCCTGCAGCGCGGCGCTGGCCACGCTGGCGATCTTCCGCGACGAACCGGTGCTGGAGCGGAACCGCACGCTCGCCGCGCACCTCGCGCGAAAGCTGGAGCCGTTGCGCGCGCATCCGCACGTGGCCGAGGTGCGCCAGACCGGCATGATCGCCGCGGTGGAACTGGTCGCCGACAAGGCCACGCGCCGCCCGTTTCCGGCCGAAGACCGCCGCGGCCTGCGCGTGTACTTGCATGGACTGCAGCAGGGCGCGCTGCTGCGCCCGCTGGGCAACGTGATCTACTTCATGCCGCCCTACGTGGTGAGCGAGGCGGAGATCGATCATCTGGTCGCGGTTGCCGCGTCAGGCATCGAGCGGGCCGTGGTGTAA
- a CDS encoding 16S rRNA (uracil(1498)-N(3))-methyltransferase has product MRAVRIHVDLPLAAGVETVLPAQAGEHVARVLRLAPGDPLTLFNGDGNDYAATIASVGKREVLVHVRDGHAVDRESPLRLTLAQGVARGEKMDLIVQKATELGVARIVPLLTERSEVKLDAARAEKRLAHWRAVAASACEQCGRARLPEISPTLALPAWLASLEDHAAWRLALLPEATTSVRGLHPPGDGALLVVGPEGGLGERDVTLLGEAGFTGVRLGPRILRTETAGLAALAALQAWHGDF; this is encoded by the coding sequence ATGCGCGCTGTCCGTATCCATGTCGACCTGCCGCTGGCTGCCGGAGTCGAAACCGTCTTGCCGGCGCAGGCTGGCGAACACGTGGCGCGCGTGCTGCGCCTCGCGCCAGGCGACCCGTTGACGCTGTTCAACGGCGACGGCAACGACTACGCCGCCACGATCGCCAGCGTCGGCAAGCGCGAAGTGCTGGTGCACGTGCGGGACGGCCACGCCGTGGACCGCGAATCGCCGCTGCGCCTCACGCTGGCGCAAGGCGTGGCGCGCGGCGAAAAGATGGACCTGATCGTGCAGAAGGCCACCGAACTGGGCGTGGCGCGCATCGTGCCGCTGCTCACCGAGCGCTCCGAGGTGAAGCTGGATGCGGCACGTGCCGAGAAGCGCCTGGCGCACTGGCGCGCGGTGGCAGCCAGCGCCTGCGAGCAATGCGGCCGTGCCCGCCTTCCCGAGATTTCTCCCACGCTGGCCCTGCCGGCCTGGCTGGCCTCGCTGGAGGACCACGCGGCATGGCGCCTGGCCCTGCTGCCGGAAGCGACGACCTCCGTGCGCGGACTGCATCCGCCCGGCGATGGCGCGTTGCTGGTGGTGGGTCCGGAAGGCGGATTGGGCGAACGCGACGTGACGTTGCTAGGCGAGGCCGGCTTCACCGGCGTGCGGCTGGGGCCGCGGATACTCCGCACGGAAACGGCAGGGCTCGCGGCGCTGGCCGCCCTGCAGGCTTGGCACGGGGACTTCTGA
- a CDS encoding chemotaxis protein CheW, producing MSVELPREIRCVLVPAGSLRLLLPNATVAEVITQPAYETVEGAPEWLLGRFAWRGWRVPLVSFSRLAGADDGDAALTVRVAVLKALGGHPKMPFIAVLTQGFPRLTTLNSELIIPTHDGNALPAGVRAQVLVRDDVAVIPDLESIEAELVQLLDQPDGEAEALDGAA from the coding sequence ATGAGCGTCGAGTTGCCCCGCGAAATCCGTTGCGTGCTGGTGCCCGCCGGCAGCCTGCGCCTGTTGCTGCCCAACGCCACCGTGGCCGAAGTGATCACCCAGCCTGCCTACGAGACGGTGGAGGGTGCGCCCGAATGGTTGCTGGGCCGTTTCGCCTGGCGCGGCTGGCGCGTGCCGCTGGTGTCGTTCTCGCGCCTTGCCGGCGCGGACGACGGCGATGCCGCGCTCACCGTGCGCGTCGCCGTGCTCAAGGCGCTGGGCGGGCATCCGAAGATGCCGTTCATCGCCGTGCTCACGCAGGGTTTCCCGCGACTGACCACGCTGAACTCCGAGCTGATCATTCCCACCCACGACGGCAACGCCCTGCCGGCCGGCGTGCGCGCGCAGGTGCTGGTGCGCGACGACGTGGCCGTGATCCCGGACCTCGAAAGCATCGAGGCGGAGCTGGTGCAGTTGCTGGACCAGCCGGACGGCGAAGCAGAGGCGCTGGACGGCGCGGCTTGA